One genomic region from Mastacembelus armatus chromosome 21, fMasArm1.2, whole genome shotgun sequence encodes:
- the LOC113123759 gene encoding trace amine-associated receptor 4-like: protein MEETELCFPQLNSSCSRVVRPYALTIVTYVILSFISLLTVFLNLLVIISISHFKQLHSTTNFLILSLAVSDFLIGFLLLFQILLIDGCWYLGDVMCTVYQYLDYILTTTSIGAMVLISIDRYVAICDPLHYSTKVTQKRVQVCIWLCWILAGLCSAILMNDNLAHPGKYNSCSGECVFVIDYIAGRVDMFLSFIGPVTVIIVLYMRVFVVAVSQARAMRSHIKAVTVQGSVKAHAKKSEMKAARTLGVVILVFLMCLCPYFSLSISSQDTLLSTSASALVICLFYLNSCLNPVIYALFYPWFTKSIKLIVTLKILQPGSCDTNVL from the exons atggaggaaactgaactctgctttccacaactcAACTCCTCCTGCAGCAGAGTTGTGCGTCCTTATGCTTTAACCATTGTGACTTATGTTATACTGtcctttatctctctgctcactgtgtttctcaacctgctggtcatcatctccatctcacacttcaa gcagctgcacagcaccACCAAtttcctcatcctctctctggctgtgtcAGATTTCCTCATAGGGTTTCTCTTATTGTTTCAAATTTTGCTCATAGATGGCTGTTGGTACCTTGGTGATGTTATGTGTACTGTGTATCAGTATCTAGACTACATTTTGACCACTACCTCAATAGGGGccatggtgctcatatccattgatcgttatgtggctatttgtgaccctctgcattactcGACCAAagtcactcaaaaaagagttCAGGTCTGTATTTGGCTGTGTTGGATATTAGCAGGACTCTGTAGTGCTATATTGATGAATGATAACCTGGCACACCCAGGTAAGTATAATTCTTGCTCTggagaatgtgtttttgttattgattaCATTGCTGGACGTGTTGATATGTTTTTGTCCTTCATTGGTCCTGTCACTGTCATCAtagttctgtatatgagagtatttgtggtggctgtgtctcaggctcgtgccatgaggtCCCACATTAAGgctgtcacagtccagggttcaGTGAAGGCTCAtgctaaaaaatctgaaatgaaagcagccaggacacTTGGTGTTGTTATTCTTGTCTTTCTTATGTGTCTCTGCccatatttttctctctcaatTTCAAGTCAAGACACACTGCTCAGTACTTCAGCTTCTGCTCTTGtgatctgtttgttttatttaaactcaTGTCTAAATCCTGTAATCTATGCCCTTTTTTACCCCTGGTTCACAAAATCTATTAAACTGATTGTCACACTGAAGATACTGCAGCCTGGCTCATGTGACACAAATGTACTGTAG
- the LOC113123714 gene encoding trace amine-associated receptor 13c-like, translated as METLEETELCFPQLLNSSCVKTKSSQFDTMLTYIILSCISLLTVSLNLLVIISVSYFKQLHSPTNLLVLSLAVSDFFVGLLMLIQMMLVEGCWYLGDVMCSLGQYIDYIIASTSVGTMVLISIDRYVAICDPMHYSTKVTQKRAKVCVCLCWSCSVIFQSLILMENLIQPGRYNSCFGECIVVINYIAGIVDVIFSFLLPITVIVVLYMRVFVVAVSQARAMRSHITTVTVQGSRKVTAKKSELKAARTLGVVVTVFLMCFCPFYCVSLSSKDDLMNSSSAAFVISLYSFNACLNPLIYALFYPWFRKSIKVIVSLKILQPDSCEVNVM; from the exons ATGGAGACcttggaggaaactgaactctgctttccacagctcCTCAACTCCTCCTGTGTGAAGACGAAAAGTTCCCAGTTTGATACTATGCTGACTTATATTATACTGTCCTGCATTTCTCTGCTCACTGTGTCTCTCAATCTGTTGGTCATCATTTCTGTCTCCTATTTCAA GCAGCTTCACTCCCCCACCAACCTCCTcgtcctctctctggctgtctcagatttCTTCGTTGGGCTCCTCATGTTGATTCAAATGATGCTCGTAGAAGGCTGCTGGTACCTCGGTGACGTCATGTGTTCTCTTGGTCAGTATATAGACTACATTATTGCTTCTACCTCAGTGGGAAccatggtgctcatatccattgaccgttatgtggctatttgtgaccctaTGCATTACTCCACCAAAGTCACTCAAAAAAGAGCTaaggtctgtgtttgtttgtgttggtcaTGTTCTGTGATCTTTCAGAGTCTGATTCTGATGGAAAACCTCATACAACCAGGCAGGTATAACTCCTGTTTTGGAGAGTGTATTGTTGTCATTAATTACATTGCTGGAATTGTAGATgttattttttccttccttcttcccattactgttattgtggttctgtatatgagagtatttgtggtggctgtgtctcaggctcgtgccatgaggtctcacattacaactgtcacagtccagggttcaaggaaagtaactgctaaaaaatctgaactcaaagcagccaggactcttggtgttgttgtaactgtgtttctaatgtgtttttgcCCATTTTATTGCGTCTCTCTTTCAAGCAaagatgatttgatgaattcttcatctgctgcctttgtgaTATCTTTGTACTCTTTTAACGCCTGtctaaaccctctgatctatgccttattttatccctggtttagaaaatcaattaaagtcattgtttcacttaaaataCTGCAGCCTGACTCCTGTGAGGTCAATGTAATGTAG
- the LOC113123743 gene encoding trace amine-associated receptor 13c-like — MESLEETELCFPQLLNSSCVKPKSSQFDTMLTYIILSCISLLTVSLNLLVIISVSYFKQLHSPTNLLVLSLAVSDFFMGLLTLSKIMLIEGCWYIGDVMCSLGQYLEYIISSVSVGTMVLISIDRYVAICDPMHYSTKVTQKRAKVCVCLCWSCSVIFQSLILMENLIQPGRYNSCFGECIVVINYIAGVADTIFSFILPIIAIVVLYMRVFVVAVSQARAMRSHITTVTVQGSRKVTAKKSELKAARTLGVVVTVFLMCFCPFYCVSLSSKDDLMNSSSAAFVLSLFSFNACLNPLIYALFYPWFRKSIKVIVSLKILQPDSCEANVM, encoded by the exons ATGGAGTCcttggaggaaactgaactctgctttccacagctcCTCAACTCCTCCTGTGTGAAGCCGAAAAGTTCCCAGTTTGATACTATGCTGACTTATATTATACTGTCCTGCATTTCTCTGCTCACTGTGTCTCTCAATCTGTTGGTCATCATTTCTGTCTCCTATTTCAA GCAGCTTCACTCCCCCACCAACCTCCTcgtcctctctctggctgtctcagatttCTTCATGGGGCTCCTTACGTTGAGTAAAATTATGCTCATAGAAGGCTGCTGGTATATTGGTGACGTCATGTGTTCTCTTGGTCAGTATCTAGAATACATCATTTCTTCTGTCTCAGTAGGAAccatggtgctcatatccattgaccgttatgtggctatttgtgaccctaTGCATTACTCCACCAAAGTCACTCAAAAAAGAGCTaaggtctgtgtttgtttgtgttggtcaTGTTCTGTGATCTTCCAGAGTCTGATTCTGATGGAAAACCTCATACAACCAGGCAGGTATAACTCCTGTTTTGGAGAGTGTATTGTTGTCATTAATTACATTGCTGGAGTAGCAGATActattttttcctttattcttcCCATTATTGCtattgtggttctgtatatgagagtatttgtggtggctgtgtctcaggctcgtgccatgaggtctcacattacaactgtcacagtccagggttcaaggaaagtaactgctaaaaaatctgaactcaaagcagccaggactcttggtgttgttgtaactgtgtttctaatgtgtttttgcCCATTTTATTGTGTCTCTCTTTCAAGCAaagatgatttgatgaattcttcatctgctgcctttgtaTTATCTCTGTTCAGTTTTAACGCCTGtctaaaccctctgatctatgccttattttatccctggtttagaaaatcaattaaagtcattgtttcacttaaaataCTGCAGCCTGACTCCTGTGAGGCCAATGTAATGTAG